Proteins co-encoded in one Streptomyces sp. NBC_01283 genomic window:
- a CDS encoding multidrug efflux SMR transporter, which translates to MGYGLLAGAIIAEVAGTTAMKYSEGFSRLWPSLITVVGYLIAFTLLAQTLKTLSVGTAYAIWAGIGTAAVAAIGMVFMGESAGLAKIAGIALVIAGVVLLNLGGAH; encoded by the coding sequence ATGGGATACGGACTGCTCGCCGGGGCGATCATCGCGGAGGTGGCCGGGACGACGGCCATGAAGTACAGCGAGGGGTTCAGCAGGCTCTGGCCCTCGCTGATCACCGTCGTGGGCTATCTGATCGCGTTCACGCTGCTCGCGCAGACCCTGAAGACGCTGTCCGTCGGAACCGCGTACGCGATCTGGGCGGGGATCGGCACCGCCGCGGTCGCGGCCATCGGGATGGTCTTCATGGGCGAGTCGGCCGGCCTCGCCAAGATCGCCGGGATCGCCCTCGTGATCGCGGGTGTCGTCCTGCTCAACCTCGGCGGAGCGCACTGA
- a CDS encoding SGNH/GDSL hydrolase family protein produces the protein MTTHSYARYVAIGDSQTEGVGDGDEAHGYRGWADRLAEILAEGDPEFGYANLAVRGRLTARIKGEQLAPALALRPDLVTVMAGMNDLVRPGFDAAQVARDIEDMFTELTAAGARVATVTFPDIGRISPLARRALPRVLDLNARIRAAADRHGVVVLDTFPHRVTTDPRLWSTDRLHASPLGHARIAAGMADALGVPGHEGWVRPLLPPAPPVSAPRAVAAETAWFAGFLGPWVWRRVRGRSSGDGREAKRPDLTPVAAPERA, from the coding sequence ATGACGACGCATTCGTACGCACGCTATGTCGCGATCGGCGACAGCCAGACGGAAGGGGTCGGTGACGGCGACGAGGCTCACGGCTACCGCGGCTGGGCCGACCGGCTCGCCGAGATCCTGGCCGAGGGGGACCCGGAGTTCGGCTACGCGAACCTCGCGGTACGGGGCAGGCTGACGGCCCGCATCAAGGGGGAGCAGCTCGCCCCGGCCCTCGCGCTGCGCCCGGACCTGGTCACGGTCATGGCGGGCATGAACGATCTGGTGCGCCCCGGCTTCGACGCGGCCCAGGTGGCCCGTGACATCGAGGACATGTTCACCGAGCTGACCGCGGCGGGTGCGCGGGTCGCCACGGTGACGTTCCCGGACATCGGACGGATCTCGCCACTCGCGCGCAGGGCACTGCCCCGTGTCCTCGACCTGAACGCCCGCATCCGCGCGGCGGCGGACCGCCACGGGGTCGTCGTCCTGGACACGTTCCCGCACCGGGTCACCACGGACCCCCGGCTGTGGAGCACCGACCGACTGCACGCGAGTCCGCTGGGGCACGCCAGGATCGCGGCGGGCATGGCGGACGCGCTGGGCGTGCCCGGCCACGAGGGCTGGGTGCGGCCGCTGCTGCCCCCGGCACCTCCGGTGTCCGCGCCGCGGGCGGTGGCGGCGGAGACGGCGTGGTTCGCGGGGTTCCTGGGCCCGTGGGTGTGGCGGCGCGTCAGGGGCCGTTCCTCGGGCGACGGCCGCGAGGCGAAGCGGCCGGACCTCACCCCGGTGGCCGCTCCCGAACGGGCCTGA
- a CDS encoding SDR family NAD(P)-dependent oxidoreductase: MNKNESPTGTTGTGKTTEAAEAVEETRVALVTGSSSGIGAEVARRLAAAGIRVVLNSARSVEAGEKLAAELPDALYVRANVADEDDAKRLVRSAVDAYGRLDILVNCAGATRFIAHDDFESASPQVWRELYDINVIGVWQTITAAVPHLRASGTGSVVTISSQAGVRPGGSSIPYSVSKAAVNHMTKLLAKTLGPDVRVNAVAPGMIDTPWFDGVEGIEAAMEAAAARLPLRRVGRPQDIAEAVFDLVNASYITGEILLVDGGGHLL; the protein is encoded by the coding sequence ATGAACAAGAACGAAAGCCCGACCGGGACGACTGGGACGGGCAAGACGACCGAGGCGGCCGAGGCAGTAGAAGAGACCCGCGTGGCCCTGGTGACGGGTTCGTCGTCGGGCATCGGCGCGGAGGTGGCCAGGCGTCTCGCCGCGGCCGGAATCCGGGTGGTGCTCAACTCCGCCCGCTCCGTCGAGGCGGGCGAGAAACTGGCCGCCGAACTCCCCGACGCCCTCTACGTCCGGGCGAACGTCGCCGACGAGGACGACGCCAAGCGCCTGGTCCGGTCCGCGGTCGACGCGTACGGACGCCTGGACATCCTGGTCAACTGCGCCGGGGCCACGCGCTTCATCGCCCACGACGACTTCGAGTCCGCGAGCCCCCAGGTCTGGCGCGAGCTGTACGACATCAACGTCATCGGCGTATGGCAGACGATCACGGCCGCCGTGCCGCACCTCAGGGCGAGTGGCACGGGCAGCGTCGTCACCATCTCCTCCCAGGCGGGAGTGCGCCCCGGCGGCAGCTCCATCCCGTACTCGGTGAGCAAGGCCGCCGTGAACCACATGACGAAGCTGCTCGCCAAGACGCTCGGCCCGGACGTACGGGTCAACGCGGTCGCGCCCGGCATGATCGACACCCCGTGGTTCGACGGCGTGGAGGGCATCGAGGCCGCGATGGAGGCCGCGGCGGCCCGGCTTCCGCTGCGCCGCGTGGGCAGGCCGCAGGACATCGCGGAGGCGGTCTTCGACCTGGTGAACGCCTCGTACATCACCGGCGAGATCCTCCTGGTGGACGGCGGGGGCCACCTCCTCTGA
- a CDS encoding antibiotic biosynthesis monooxygenase, with product MKAHTDTTTLPDPAVADGGLVFLSTWSTGTPERQRAAAEAIAGAWGSRPWPHEGLLSYTVYAGADGSTLAHRSHWRNEGAYRDFFAHGRDERNAEIDEAVPGIERLGLHKTRLRDGTARAAGDDRVAGAIVITEGEAGPPEGAPGLISVHFHVTTDGERVIRYEEWESGDGLPEEGRYRLAVGIEPQ from the coding sequence ATGAAGGCTCACACCGACACCACCACCCTCCCCGACCCGGCTGTCGCGGACGGCGGGCTCGTCTTCCTCAGCACGTGGAGCACGGGCACGCCGGAGCGGCAGCGGGCGGCGGCCGAGGCGATCGCCGGTGCCTGGGGGAGCAGGCCGTGGCCGCACGAGGGCCTCCTCTCGTACACCGTGTACGCCGGTGCGGACGGCTCGACGCTGGCGCACCGCTCGCACTGGCGGAACGAGGGGGCGTACCGGGACTTCTTCGCCCACGGCAGGGACGAGCGGAACGCCGAGATCGACGAGGCGGTGCCGGGCATCGAACGGCTGGGGCTGCACAAGACGCGGCTGCGGGACGGGACGGCGCGGGCGGCCGGTGACGACCGGGTGGCCGGGGCGATCGTGATCACCGAGGGGGAGGCAGGGCCGCCGGAGGGGGCGCCGGGCCTGATCTCCGTCCACTTCCACGTGACGACGGACGGTGAGCGGGTCATCCGCTACGAGGAGTGGGAGAGCGGGGACGGGCTGCCCGAGGAGGGCAGGTACCGCCTGGCCGTCGGGATCGAGCCACAGTAG
- the sufU gene encoding Fe-S cluster assembly sulfur transfer protein SufU yields the protein MKLDSMYQEVILDHYKHPHGRGLRDGDAEVHHVNPTCGDEITLRVKYDGSTIADVSYEGQGCSISQASASVLNDLLVGKELAEAQKVQEVFLELMQSKGKLEPDDAMEEVLEDAVAFAGVSKYPARVKCALLSWMAWKDATAQALGTDDVAERKTA from the coding sequence GTGAAGCTGGATTCGATGTACCAGGAAGTCATCCTGGACCACTACAAGCACCCGCACGGGCGCGGTCTGCGTGATGGCGACGCCGAGGTGCACCACGTCAACCCGACGTGCGGCGACGAGATCACGCTGCGCGTGAAGTACGACGGGTCGACGATCGCCGACGTGTCGTACGAGGGCCAGGGCTGCTCCATCAGCCAGGCCAGCGCATCCGTCCTGAACGACCTGCTGGTCGGGAAGGAGCTCGCCGAGGCGCAGAAGGTCCAGGAAGTCTTCCTGGAGCTGATGCAGTCCAAGGGCAAGCTGGAGCCGGACGACGCGATGGAGGAGGTCCTGGAGGACGCCGTCGCGTTCGCCGGGGTCTCGAAGTACCCGGCGCGTGTGAAGTGTGCTCTGCTGAGCTGGATGGCGTGGAAGGACGCGACGGCGCAGGCACTCGGTACCGACGACGTCGCTGAGAGGAAGACCGCATGA
- the dapD gene encoding 2,3,4,5-tetrahydropyridine-2,6-dicarboxylate N-succinyltransferase, producing the protein MTDTNASRPTGAVAAGLATVTTDGTVLDTWFPAPELVAEAGPSGTERLTAERAVQLLGEGAAKAIGRDARRGVEIIAVRTVIASIDDKPLDAHDVYLRLHLLSHRLVKPHGVNLDGQFAFLANVAWTSLGPVAVDDVEKVRLNARAEGLHLAVTSIDKFPRMTDYVAPKGVRIADADRVRLGAHLAEGTTVMHEGFVNFNAGTLGTSMVEGRISAGVVVGDGSDIGGGASTMGTLSGGGNVRIVIGERCLIGAEAGVGIALGDECVVEAGLYVTAGSRVTMPDGQIVKARELSGASNILFRRNSVTGAVEARPNNAVWGGLNDVLHSHN; encoded by the coding sequence ATGACCGACACGAACGCTTCCCGCCCCACCGGCGCCGTCGCCGCAGGCCTCGCCACCGTCACCACCGACGGCACCGTTCTCGACACCTGGTTCCCCGCGCCCGAGCTCGTCGCCGAAGCGGGCCCCTCGGGCACCGAGCGGCTCACCGCCGAGCGTGCCGTGCAGCTGCTCGGCGAGGGCGCCGCCAAGGCCATCGGCCGGGACGCCCGCCGTGGCGTGGAGATCATCGCCGTACGTACGGTCATCGCGTCCATCGACGACAAGCCGCTGGACGCCCACGACGTCTACCTGCGTCTGCACCTGCTCTCGCACCGCCTGGTCAAGCCGCACGGCGTGAACCTCGACGGCCAGTTCGCCTTCCTCGCCAACGTCGCCTGGACCTCGCTCGGCCCGGTCGCCGTCGACGACGTCGAGAAGGTACGGCTCAACGCCCGCGCCGAGGGCCTGCACCTCGCCGTGACCTCCATCGACAAGTTCCCGCGCATGACGGACTACGTCGCCCCGAAGGGCGTCCGCATCGCCGACGCCGACCGGGTGCGGCTCGGCGCGCACCTCGCCGAGGGCACGACCGTCATGCACGAGGGCTTCGTGAACTTCAACGCGGGCACGCTCGGCACCTCCATGGTCGAGGGCCGCATCTCCGCCGGTGTCGTCGTCGGTGACGGCTCCGACATCGGTGGCGGCGCCTCCACGATGGGCACCCTTTCCGGCGGCGGCAACGTCCGCATCGTCATCGGCGAGCGCTGCCTGATCGGCGCCGAGGCTGGCGTCGGCATCGCGCTGGGCGACGAGTGCGTCGTCGAGGCCGGTCTCTACGTCACCGCCGGGTCCCGCGTGACCATGCCCGACGGGCAGATCGTCAAGGCCCGCGAGCTCTCCGGCGCCTCGAACATCCTCTTCCGCCGCAACTCGGTCACCGGCGCCGTCGAGGCCCGCCCGAACAACGCGGTGTGGGGCGGCCTGAACGACGTGCTGCACAGCCACAACTGA
- a CDS encoding metal-sulfur cluster assembly factor, with protein MSENETLTKPASEEEVREALYDVVDPELGIDVVNLGLIYGIHVDDANIATIDMTLTSAACPLTDVIEDQAKSATDGIVNELRINWVWMPPWGPDKITDDGREQLRALGFNV; from the coding sequence ATGAGCGAGAACGAGACCCTGACCAAGCCGGCCTCGGAAGAAGAGGTCCGCGAGGCGCTGTACGACGTGGTCGACCCCGAGCTGGGCATCGACGTCGTCAACCTCGGCCTGATCTACGGCATCCACGTCGACGACGCGAACATCGCGACGATCGACATGACGCTCACCTCGGCGGCCTGCCCGCTGACGGACGTCATCGAGGACCAGGCGAAGTCCGCCACCGACGGCATCGTCAACGAGCTCCGGATCAACTGGGTCTGGATGCCGCCGTGGGGCCCGGACAAGATCACGGACGACGGCCGCGAGCAGCTTCGCGCGCTCGGGTTCAACGTCTGA
- a CDS encoding TetR/AcrR family transcriptional regulator: MARRYDPERRQRIIDAAIRVVGDKGIGGLSHRSVAAEADVPLGSTTYHFKTLDDLLVAAMRQANEGFAKAVTASGAFEDPRVDLAGELAGLLGQWLAGDRTELELEYELYLAALRKPALQPVAAECGEALAVVLRRRTDPVTAQALVALVDGICLQVLLTGVRYDEAYAREVFHRLVPSGG, encoded by the coding sequence ATGGCCCGGCGCTACGACCCCGAGCGGCGCCAGCGGATCATCGACGCCGCGATCCGGGTGGTGGGGGACAAGGGAATTGGCGGGCTCAGCCACCGCTCGGTCGCCGCGGAGGCCGATGTGCCGCTCGGTTCGACCACCTACCACTTCAAGACGCTCGACGATCTGCTGGTGGCCGCGATGCGGCAGGCCAACGAAGGATTCGCCAAGGCGGTCACCGCGAGCGGCGCGTTCGAGGACCCGAGGGTCGATCTCGCCGGTGAGCTCGCCGGGCTGCTCGGCCAGTGGCTCGCAGGGGACCGCACGGAGCTCGAGCTGGAGTACGAGCTCTATCTGGCCGCCCTGCGCAAGCCCGCGCTGCAGCCCGTCGCCGCCGAGTGCGGGGAGGCGCTCGCCGTGGTCCTGCGGCGGCGCACCGACCCCGTCACCGCACAGGCGCTCGTCGCGCTCGTGGACGGAATCTGCCTGCAGGTGCTGCTCACGGGCGTGCGGTACGACGAGGCGTACGCGCGCGAGGTGTTCCACCGGCTCGTTCCGTCGGGCGGCTGA
- the dapA gene encoding 4-hydroxy-tetrahydrodipicolinate synthase has translation MASPSSPHPPFGRALCAMVTPFTDDGLLDLDGAQLLAERLVADGCDGLVLSGTTGESPTTSDSEKAALVRAVAEAVGDRASIVAGVGSFATRHTVEMALQAEKAGADALLVVTPYYSKPPQDAVEAHFLEVADASGLPLALYDIPGRTGTRIEPETMLRLAEHPRIVAVKDCAYDLMGTQKVLSRSDLAYYAGCDELILALYAVGGAGYISTVANVVPRQLRSIIDAFDAGETTQAQRLQQQAMELIELMMGAGLPGTVTSKALLGALGLPGGPVRAPLRPAGPEAADGLLAAYERFSPRRGSPLPSSTRACRSLG, from the coding sequence ATGGCCTCTCCCTCATCACCGCATCCCCCCTTCGGCCGCGCCCTCTGCGCGATGGTCACGCCCTTCACGGACGACGGGCTGCTCGACCTGGACGGCGCCCAGCTGCTCGCCGAGCGCCTGGTGGCCGACGGCTGCGACGGGCTCGTGCTCTCGGGCACCACCGGCGAGTCCCCCACCACGTCCGACAGCGAGAAGGCCGCGCTGGTGCGGGCCGTCGCCGAGGCGGTCGGCGACCGGGCATCGATCGTCGCGGGGGTCGGCAGCTTCGCCACCCGGCACACCGTCGAGATGGCGCTGCAGGCCGAAAAGGCGGGCGCCGACGCCCTGTTGGTGGTCACGCCCTACTACAGCAAGCCGCCGCAGGACGCCGTCGAGGCGCACTTCCTGGAGGTCGCCGACGCGTCGGGGCTCCCGCTCGCGCTCTACGACATCCCCGGGCGCACGGGCACCCGCATCGAGCCGGAGACGATGCTGCGGCTCGCGGAGCATCCGCGGATCGTCGCCGTGAAGGACTGCGCGTACGACCTGATGGGCACCCAGAAGGTCCTGTCCCGGTCGGACTTGGCGTACTACGCCGGCTGCGACGAGCTCATCCTGGCGCTGTACGCGGTGGGCGGCGCGGGATACATCAGCACGGTGGCCAACGTCGTACCCCGTCAACTCCGTTCCATCATCGACGCGTTCGACGCGGGCGAGACGACTCAGGCCCAACGGCTCCAGCAACAGGCCATGGAACTGATCGAGTTGATGATGGGCGCGGGACTGCCGGGCACGGTCACCTCCAAGGCGCTGCTCGGCGCGCTCGGACTGCCCGGCGGCCCGGTCCGCGCACCGCTGCGGCCCGCCGGGCCCGAGGCGGCCGACGGGCTGCTCGCCGCCTACGAGAGGTTCAGCCCGCGGCGGGGAAGCCCCCTGCCTTCGTCCACACGAGCGTGTCGGAGCCTCGGCTGA
- a CDS encoding SRPBCC domain-containing protein, giving the protein MIAGKEFEIAREFEVDASPAEVWDAFTTGTGCWLWPLVEYEPREGGAAPFGGIVTHWEPPHRLTDRADDPTGLPPGQKLNLLDRTIEPRDGGRRSWVRYVHSGIFTGAWDSQYEEAAKHTDFYLHTLCQYLTYFTGLPVTFTALDGPAPSTAPGAFARLGRRLGLPDDAAEGARVRVDAPGGDLDAMVDFRSRHFIGLRTDTALYRFFGRNHFGAPVSISIHDFAPQADAKGTEMAWRDWLLRLYA; this is encoded by the coding sequence ATGATCGCGGGCAAGGAGTTCGAGATAGCGCGGGAGTTCGAGGTCGACGCCTCTCCTGCCGAGGTCTGGGACGCGTTCACCACCGGCACCGGCTGCTGGCTGTGGCCCCTGGTGGAGTACGAGCCCCGCGAGGGCGGCGCCGCTCCGTTCGGCGGCATCGTCACCCACTGGGAGCCGCCGCACCGCCTCACCGACCGCGCCGACGACCCCACGGGCCTTCCGCCGGGCCAGAAGCTCAACCTGCTCGACCGCACCATCGAGCCCCGCGACGGCGGCCGCCGCTCCTGGGTCCGCTACGTGCACAGCGGCATCTTCACCGGCGCCTGGGACAGCCAGTACGAAGAGGCCGCCAAGCACACCGACTTCTACCTGCACACCCTGTGCCAGTACCTGACGTACTTCACGGGCCTGCCCGTCACGTTCACCGCCCTCGACGGCCCCGCCCCCTCCACCGCCCCGGGAGCCTTCGCCAGGCTGGGCCGCCGCCTGGGTCTCCCCGACGACGCGGCGGAAGGGGCCCGGGTGCGCGTGGACGCCCCGGGCGGAGACCTCGACGCGATGGTCGACTTCCGCAGCAGGCACTTCATCGGCCTGCGCACGGACACCGCGCTCTACCGCTTCTTCGGCCGCAACCACTTCGGTGCCCCCGTGAGCATCAGCATCCACGACTTCGCGCCGCAGGCGGACGCCAAGGGCACCGAAATGGCCTGGCGGGACTGGCTGCTCCGGCTCTACGCGTGA